A single region of the Populus nigra chromosome 2, ddPopNigr1.1, whole genome shotgun sequence genome encodes:
- the LOC133681660 gene encoding 3-methyl-2-oxobutanoate hydroxymethyltransferase 1, mitochondrial: protein MGLLTYLTKSSSTLKPTTLLRHLRFMSNVPENTVYGGPKPQNPHQRVTLTHLNQKHKKGDPITVVTAYDYPSAVHLDTAGIDVCLVGDSASMVVHGHDTTLPISLDEMLVHCRAVARGAKRPLLVGDLPFGTYESSSNQAVDTAVRILKEGGMDAIKLEGGSPSRITAAKAIVEAGIAVMGHVGLTPQAISVLGGFRPQGKNIASAVKVVETALALQEAGCFSVVLECVPAPVAAAATSALKIPTIGIGAGPFCSGQVLVYHDLLGMMQHPHHAKVTPKFCKQYAHVGDVINKALVEYKEEVANGSFPGPAHSPYKISETEINGFMSELQKLGLDKAAASTAAAAEKIKMSVSSNGPAND from the exons ATGGGTTTACTCACTTACCTCACCAAATCCTCCTCCACTCTCAAACCCACAACTCTTCTCCGCCACCTCCGCTTCATGAGCAACGTCCCTGAAAACACCGTCTACGGCGGACCGAAGCCACAAAACCCACACCAAAGAGTAACACTAACCCATTTaaatcaaaaacacaaaaagggtGACCCGATTACTGTTGTGACTGCCTACGACTACCCTTCTGCGGTCCACTTAGACACAGCAGGTATCGATGTTTGTTTAGTTGGCGACTCCGCTTCTATGGTTGTTCACGGCCATGACACCACTCTCCCTATCTCTCTTGACGAGATGCTTGTTCATTGCCGTGCTGTTGCTCGTGGCGCCAAAAGGCCGCTTCTCGTAGGTGACTTGCCCTTTGGGACGTACGAGTCTAGTTCTAACCAG GCGGTTGATACGGCAGTTAGGATTTTGAAGGAAGGAGGGATGGATGCGATTAAATTGGAAGGAGGGTCGCCATCGAGAATTACTGCGGCTAAAGCAATTGTTGAGGCTGGAATTGCTGTTATGGGACATGTAGGACTTACTCCTCAGGCTATTAGTGTTCTTGGAGGATTCAGGCCTCAAGGGAAAAACATTGCCAGTGCTGTAAAG GTTGTAGAAACTGCACTGGCTTTGCAAGAAGCAGGATGTTTCTCGGTAGTTTTAGAATGCGTGCCTGCTCCCGTGGCAGCTGCAGCAACTTCTGCTCTTAAAATCCCAACCATTGGCATTGGGGCAGGACCTTTTTGCAGTGGCCAG GTGCTAGTTTACCATGATCTATTGGGAATGATGCAACATCCACATCATGCCAAG GTTACTCCAAAGTTCTGTAAGCAGTATGCTCATGTTGGAGATGTCATCAACAAAGCTCTAGTTGAATACAAGGAAGAAGTGGCAAACGGTTCGTTCCCTGGTCCTGCCCACAGTCCATATAAAATTAGTGAAACTGAGATAAATGGTTTCATGAGCGAATTGCAAAAGTTAGGTTTGGACAAGGCAGCAGCTTCAACTGCTGCAGCAgctgagaaaattaaaatgtctGTATCAAGTAATGGTCCAGCAAATGATTGA
- the LOC133681847 gene encoding pentatricopeptide repeat-containing protein At5g28460-like, translated as MSIITVSASKHSNLLRLLTSHTFLRRLSTEPPEPQPPPQQKTSNHNSIITEALQLLQTPGNEWNTTQLNQLLFPDSPPSSSSPRLFYQITRRLPSSSQALKFLNYLQNNSPSSPDTQSLLSYTFQAIFELAFCEPDSNANLSRLYKTSKELNIPLTINAASILLRAYGRSELVEESLILFNDLDPSVKNTYLRNVWLSILLRSGRVKDALKVIDEMFESNEDSNCRPNDATGDILFSFLLKRERNEELLSEDEIVNLVLKFGEHGVLISSFWIGRLIARLCRNRKTNRAWDLFTEMIKLGAVLESATCNSLLTGLAREGNFNRMNELMAKMVEMDIQPNVVTFGILINHMCKFRRVDDALEVLEKMSGGKESGGISVSVEPDVVIYNTLIDGLCKVGRQQEGLGLMERMRSQKGCAPDTITYNCLIDGFCKAGEIEKGKELFDEMNKEGVAPNVVTVNTLVGGMCRTGRVSSAVDFFVEAQRRGMKGDAVTYTALINAFCNVNNFEKAMELFNEMLKSGCSPDAIVYYTLISGFSQAGRMADASFVLAELKELGIRPDTVCYNTMIGGFCRTNKFHRVFEMLKEMEEAGLKPDTITYNTLIAYASKTGDLKFAQKVMRKMIKAGVMPTVATYGALINAYCLNGNINEAMEIFKDMKAASKVSPNTVIYNILIDSLCKNNKVKSAVTLMEDMKIRGVTPNTTTYNAIFKGLRDEKDLEKVFEFMDRMIEHACNPDYITMEILTEWLSAVGEIERLKKFVAGCEVSGSTAQKASSRT; from the coding sequence ATGAGCATCATAACAGTTTCAGCATCAAAGCACTCAAACCTCCTCCGCCTCCTCACATCCCACACTTTCCTCCGCCGCCTTTCCACTGAACCTCCAGAACCACAACCACCGCCACAACAAAAAACTAGCAACCATAACTCAATCATAACCGAAGCCCTACAACTCCTTCAAACACCAGGAAATGAATGGAACACCACTCAACTCAATCAACTCCTCTTCCCCGACTCTCCTCcttcctcctcttctcctcGCCTTTTCTATCAAATCACCCGCCGCTTACCTTCCTCTTCTCAAGCCCTCAAGTTCCTCAATTACCTCCAAAATAACTCCCCTTCTTCACCAGACACCCAATCTCTACTCTCCTATACTTTCCAGGCCATTTTCGAGCTCGCTTTTTGTGAACCCGATTCAAATGCTAATCTATCCAGGCTTTACAAAACCTCGAAAGAGTTGAATATTCCTCTCACCATCAATGCTGCGTCGATTCTCCTTCGCGCCTATGGAAGGAGTGAGTTGGTGGAGGAATCTCTCATTCTCTTCAATGATCTTGACCCATCTGTTAAAAACACCTATCTTCGTAATGTTTGGCTCAGTATTTTGTTGAGGTCCGGGCGTGTTAAAGATGCATTGAAGGTGATCGATGAAATGTTTGAGTCAAATGAAGACTCTAATTGTCGTCCCAACGACGCTACAGGGGATATTCTGTTTTCGTTTTTgttgaagagagaaagaaatgaagaaCTTTTGAGTGAAGATGAGATTGTTAATCTGGTGTTGAAGTTCGGCGAGCATGGGGTTCTTATTAGTTCGTTTTGGATTGGTCGATTGATTGCCAGGCTGTGTCGGAATCGGAAGACTAATAGAGCTTGGGATCTTTTTACTGAAATGATAAAACTAGGGGCTGTTTTGGAATCTGCTACTTGCAATTCATTATTGACAGGGTTAGCAAGAGAGGGCAATTTTAATAGAATGAATGAACTAATGGCAAAGATGGTGGAAATGGATATTCAACCGAATGTTGTTACTTTTGGGATTCTTATTAATCATATGTGCAAGTTTAGGAGAGTCGATGACGCGTTGGAGGTTCTTGAAAAGATGAGTGGTGGTAAAGAGAGTGGTGGCATAAGTGTTTCGGTTGAACCGgatgttgttatttataatacGTTGATTGATGGACTTTGTAAAGTTGGAAGGCAACAAGAAGGATTGGGTTTGATGGAAAGAATGAGATCACAGAAGGGGTGCGCTCCTGATACCATTACATACAATTGCTTGATCGATGGGTTTTGTAAAGCTGGCGAGATAGAGAAGGGAAAGGAGCTGTTTGATGAGATGAATAAAGAGGGTGTTGCACCAAATGTCGTCACGGTTAATACTTTGGTTGGTGGCATGTGTAGAACTGGGAGAGTCAGTAGTGCAGTTGACTTCTTTGTTGAGGCGCAAAGGAGAGGTATGAAAGGTGATGCTGTTACTTATACAGCTTTGATTAATGCTTTCTGTAATGTGAACAATTTTGAGAAGGCAATGGAGCTCTTCAATGAAATGTTGAAAAGTGGATGCTCTCCAGATGCAATTGTCTACTACACCTTGATCTCTGGTTTTAGCCAAGCTGGAAGGATGGCCGATGCCAGTTTTGTCttggcagagttgaaagagCTTGGGATCCGCCCTGATACAGTGTGCTATAATACTATGATTGGTGGGTTTTGCAGGACGAACAAGTTTCATAGAGTTTTTGAGATGCTCAAGGAAATGGAGGAAGCTGGATTGAAACCCGATACTATCACATATAACACTTTGATTGCTTATGCCAGCAAAACTGGGGATTTAAAGTTTGCACAGAAAGTGATGAGAAAGATGATCAAAGCAGGTGTGATGCCCACTGTTGCTACATATGGTGCTCTAATAAATGCATATTGCTTAAATGGAAATATTAATGAAGCCATGGAGATTTTCAAAGACATGAAAGCTGCATCGAAGGTTTCACCAAACACTGTGATATACAACATTCTAATCGACTCTTTGTGCAAGAATAATAAAGTGAAATCTGCTGTTACTTTGATGGAAGATATGAAAATTAGGGGGGTGACGCCAAATACCACCACATACAATGCTATATTCAAAGGCCTTAGAGACGAGAAAGATTTGGAAAAAGTCTTTGAATTCATGGATAGAATGATCGAGCATGCTTGTAATCCTGATTATATAACCATGGAGATCCTCACAGAGTGGCTCTCTGCAGTTGGTGAAATAGAGAGGTTGAAAAAATTTGTTGCGGGATGTGAGGTTTCTGGTTCCACTGCACAAAAGGCTTCTTCTAGGACGTGA
- the LOC133682137 gene encoding WRKY transcription factor 22-like: MEDIDWDLHAVVRGCTTSTSNTSTTTTATTTNSTASGYRSDYYPQYSCFSGFGSEQVGHLFSHPDPFETRNAIGELHELYKPFFPKSQQPIYSPQACTPLSSFSSFTSFTKEQPQQQQKQSQPKQSQTGSVTSSANSHTPRSKRRKNQLKKVCQVPAEALSSDVWAWRKYGQKPIKGSPYPRGYYRCSSSKGCLARKQVERNRSDPGMFIVTYTAEHNHPAPTHRNSLAGSTRQKTSTPQTGKANDSSKPSSPAKPTCSSPATSLEDELLAQSTSNMELSREEKDITEDDDEDEIGGFSDIAVSDDFFAGLEEFVGPATGDYFPDHFPASFGQPWLANNAATAAESI, encoded by the exons ATGGAGGATATTGATTGGGATCTTCATGCTGTGGTCCGAGGCTgcaccacctccacctccaacACTTCTACCACCAccaccgccaccaccaccaacagCACTGCTAGTGGCTATAGATCAGATTATTATCCTCAATATTCTTGCTTTTCTGGTTTTGGAAGTGAGCAAGTTGGCCATCTTTTCTCTCATCCAGATCCCTTTGAAACAAGAAATGCTATTGGAGAATTGCATGAGCTTTACAAGCCATTCTTTCCCAAATCTCAGCAGCCCATTTATTCACCACAAGCCTGCACAcccctctcttctttttcttcttttaccaGTTTTACCAAGGAACAGCcacagcaacaacaaaaacagtCACAGCCTAAGCAGTCTCAAACTGGTTCTGTGACTAGTAGTGCAAATTCTCATACACCTCGATCCAAAAGAAG AAAGAACCAGTTAAAGAAAGTATGCCAAGTACCAGCTGAGGCTCTCTCTTCAGATGTGTGGGCATGGCGAAAATATGGGCAGAAGCCTATCAAAGGCTCTCCTTATCCAAG GGGCTATTACAGATGCAGCAGCTCAAAAGGGTGTTTGGCCCGGAAACAAGTGGAAAGAAACAGATCCGACCCAGGAATGTTCATAGTGACCTACACAGCAGAGCACAACCACCCTGCTCCTACTCACAGAAACTCTCTAGCAGGCAGCACCCGTCAGAAGACCTCAACACCTCAAACTGGCAAAGCTAATGATTCTAGCAAACCATCATCACCAGCCAAACCCACTTGCTCATCTCCAGCAACTTCTCTGGAAGATGAGCTATTAGCTCAAAGTACTTCAAACATGGAATTAAGCAGAGAAGAGAAAGATATAAcggaagatgatgatgaagatgagaTTGGTGGGTTCTCAGATATAGCTGTTAGTGACGATTTCTTTGCGGGTTTAGAGGAGTTTGTTGGTCCTGCCACCGGAGATTACTTCCCTGATCATTTTCCAGCAAGTTTTGGTCAGCCCTGGCTTGCTAACAATGCTGCCACAGCAGCCGAAAGTATTTGA
- the LOC133682631 gene encoding exocyst complex component SEC10b-like, giving the protein MKQSRDGIWSDRNSKSSSVASVPLILDIDDFKGDFSFDALFGNLVNDLLPSFQDEEADSAEGNIGGSDMLANGDIRAPSDAAKLAQGLSSPLFPEVDGLLSLFRDSCTELIDLRKQIDGRLYNLKKEVSVQDSKHRKTLAELEQGVDGLFDSFARLDSRISSVGQTAAKIGDHLQSADAQRETASQTIELIKYLMEFNGSPGDLMELSPLFSDDSRVAEAASIAQKLRSFAEEDLGRQGLSVPSVMGNATASRGLEVAVANLQDYCNELENRLLARFDAASQKRELSTMAECAKILSQFNRGTSAMQHYVATRPMFIDVEVMNADTRLVLGDQGSHASPSNVARGLSSLFKEITDTVRKEAATIMAVFPSPNDVMSILVQRVLEQRVTALLDKLLVKPSLVNLPPMEEGGLLLYLRMLAVAYEKTQELARDLRAMGCGDLDVEGLTESLFSSHKDEYPEHEQASLRQLYQAKMEELRAESQHLSESTGTIGRSKGASVASSHQQISVTVVTEFVRWNEEAISRCALFSSLPATLASNVKAVFTCMLDQVGQYITEGLERARDGLTEAAALRERFVLGTSVSRRVAAAAASAAEAAAAAGESSFRSFMVAVQRCGSSVAIVQQYFANSISRLLLPVDGAHAASCEEMATAMSSAEAAAYKGLQQCIETVMAEVERLLSAEQKATDYRSPDDGMAPDHRPTNACTRVVAYLARVLEAAFTALEGLNKQAFLTELGIRLHKGLLNHWQKFTFNPSGGLRLKRDITEYGEFVRSFNAPSVDEKFELLGIMANVFIVAPESLSTLFEGTPSIRKDAQRFIQLREDYKSAKLASRLSSLWTSSS; this is encoded by the exons ATGAAACAGAGCAGAGATGGAATCTGGAGTGATAGAAATTCAAAATCTTCATCAGTTGCCTCTGTTCCCCTCATTCTCGATATAGATGATTTTAAG GGTGATTTTTCATTTGATGCGTTATTTGGCAACCTTGTAAATGATCTGCTCCCATCTTTCCAAGATGAAGAAGCAGATTCAGCTGAAGGTAATATAGGTGGGAGTGATATGTTAGCAAATGGGGATATAAGAGCCCCATCTGACGCAGCAAAATTGGCGCAAGGGTTGTCTTCTCCCTTATTTCCTGAAGTGGATGGTCTTTTGTCTTTGTTTAGGGATTCTTGTACGGAGTTGATAGACCTCCGAAAACAG ATTGACGGAAGGCTCTACAATCTCAAGAAGGAGGTTTCTGTCCAAGATTCTAAGCACCGTAAAACACTTGCTGAG cTGGAACAGGGTGTAGATGGCTTGTTTGATAGTTTCGCTAGGCTTGACTCACGTATTTCAAGTGTTGGACAGACTGCTGCCAAAATAGGAGACCATTTGCAG AGTGCTGATGCTCAAAGGGAAACAGCTAGTCAAACAATAGAACTCATAAAG TATTTGATGGAATTCAATGGCAGCCCAGGTGACCTAATGGAACTTTCACCTCTGTTTTCGGATGACAGCCGTGTTGCTGAGGCTGCTTCAATTGCACAGAAATTAC ggTCATTTGCTGAGGAAGATCTTGGAAGACAAGGCTTATCCGTACCATCTGTTATGGGAAATGCAACCGCAAGCAGAGGATTAGAAGTTGCAGTTGCTAATCTTCAGGATTACTGCAACG AACTGGAGAATAGATTGTTGGCTCGGTTTGATGCAGCATCACAGAAAAGAGAATTATCGACCATGGCAGAATGTGCTAAAATTTTATCTCAg TTCAACAGGGGCACAAGTGCCATGCAACATTACGTGGCAACACGTCCAATGTTCATTGATGTGGAAGTCATGAATGCAGACACTAGATTGGTTCTTGGTGATCAGGGTTCTCATGCTAGTCCAAGCAATGTTGCTCGTGGACTTTCTTCCTTGTTCAAAGAAATCACAG ACACTGTCCGTAAAGAAGCTGCTACTATTATGGCAGTATTCCCTTCTCCTAATGATGTCATGTCAATTTTAGTTCAG AGAGTTTTAGAGCAGCGAGTTACAGCTCTTTTGGATAAATTGTTAGTGAAACCATCTCTTGTGAATTTACCTCCCATGGAAGAAGGTGGACTTTTATTG TATCTTAGAATGCTAGCAGTGGCATATGAGAAGACTCAGGAACTGGCTAGAGATCTACGAGCCATGGGATGTGGTGACTTAGATGTTGAGG GCCTCACAGAGTCTCTGTTCTCTTCCCACAAGGATGAATATCCTGAACATGAGCAGGCCTCTCTTAGACAGCTATATCAAGCAAAG ATGGAAGAACTGCGTGCTGAGAGCCAGCATCTTTCTGAATCAACTGGGACTATTGGGCGCTCAAAAGGGGCTTCTGTAGCATCTTCCCACCAGCAGATATCTGTAACAGTTGTGACAGAATTTGTGCGGTGGAATGAGGAAGCAATATCAAGATGTGCTTTGTTTTCATCTCTG CCTGCTACGCTTGCATCCAATGTGAAAGCAGTGTTCACTTGCATGCTAGATCAA GTAGGGCAATATATAACAGAAGGTCTTGAACGGGCTAGAGACGGCCTCACTGAAGCTGCAGCTCTAAGGGAACGGTTTGTGCTGGGAACGAGTGTTAGTAGAAGGGTTGCTGCTGCAGCTGCCTCTGCT GcagaagctgctgctgctgctggtgagAGCAGTTTCAGATCTTTCATGGTTGCTGTACAACGTTGTGGAAGTAGTGTGGCTATAGTGCAGCAA TATTTTGCAAATTCCATATCTCGCCTCTTACTACCCGTGGATGGCGCACATGCTGCTTCATGCGAAGAAATGGCAACAGCCATGTCCAGTGCAGAGGCTGCAGCTTATAAGGGGCTTCAACAATGCATTGAAACTGTTATGGCTGAG GTAGAGCGATTGCTATCAGCTGAACAAAAGGCAACAGATTATCGGTCACCTGATGATGGAATGGCTCCTGATCATCGTCCAACAAATGCCTGCACAAG GGTTGTGGCATATCTTGCACGTGTGCTCGAGGCTGCATTCACTGCATTGGAAGGTCTTAACAAGCAAGCATTCCTGACTGAATTG GGAATTCGCTTGCACAAGGGGCTGCTTAATCATTGGCAGAAGTTCACTTTTAATCCCAG TGGAGGATTGCGGTTGAAACGTGATATAACTGAGTATGGAGAATTTGTGCGTAGTTTTAATGCTCCTTCTGTTGATGAGAAGTTTGAGTTGTTGGGCAT AATGGCCAATGTCTTCATTGTTGCTCCTGAAAGCCTTTCCACTTTGTTTGAGGGTACCCCCAGTATACGCAAAGATGCACAAAG GTTTATTCAGCTTAGAGAGGACTACAAGAGTGCTAAACTTGCATCAAGACTTAGTTCCTTGTGGACAAGCTCTAGTTGA